A stretch of the Streptomyces sp. WMMB303 genome encodes the following:
- a CDS encoding alkaline phosphatase PhoX encodes MPTTRRQALARTGAAGAAVAFSGALSELFTGTAVAQATGGSAGYGPLVPDPDGLLDLPKGFRYKVLSREGDPLRSGEGPVPSNCDGMAAFAGGRHGHGHHGHGHGRERTWLVRNHENRMESRVPVPTVEGLTYDPAGEGGCTVLELDGDNDVLAERVGIAGTSTNCAGGPSLWDTWLTCEETEYRASEEGYTKDHGFVFEVGFDRRRPTSVEPLTAMGRFQHEAVAFDPHTGVVYETEDAFDEPFGLFYRFLPRKPKGGYGSLHAGGRLEAMRVPGVPDLSAVTETGTSFDRIEWVEVPDPLAAETPIRLQDFGKGGITHAQKLEGCYWGGSCVYFVSSYARTAEGSQGDHFGQIWRYDPRRRRLTLVVVFGPDTDVQLPGEEPDNICLAPSGGLMVCEDGAGAQHVFGVTRRGTVYPMARGAQNIGTPEDPAWGEFAGVTFAPDGRTMYVNCYTPGTTFAVTGPWKH; translated from the coding sequence ATGCCCACGACCCGACGTCAAGCGCTGGCAAGAACCGGAGCCGCCGGAGCGGCAGTCGCCTTCAGCGGCGCGCTCTCGGAACTGTTCACAGGGACCGCCGTGGCTCAGGCCACCGGCGGCAGCGCGGGCTACGGCCCGCTCGTACCCGACCCCGACGGACTGCTCGACCTGCCCAAGGGTTTCCGCTACAAGGTGCTCTCCCGCGAGGGCGACCCGCTCCGCTCCGGTGAGGGCCCGGTCCCCAGCAACTGCGACGGCATGGCCGCCTTCGCGGGCGGACGCCACGGACACGGCCACCACGGCCACGGCCATGGCAGGGAGCGCACCTGGCTGGTGCGCAACCACGAGAACCGGATGGAGTCGCGGGTCCCGGTCCCCACCGTCGAGGGGCTGACCTACGACCCGGCGGGCGAGGGCGGCTGCACGGTCCTGGAACTGGACGGCGACAACGACGTGCTGGCCGAACGCGTCGGCATCGCGGGGACCTCCACCAACTGCGCCGGCGGGCCCAGCCTCTGGGACACCTGGCTGACCTGCGAGGAGACCGAGTACCGGGCCAGCGAGGAGGGCTACACCAAGGACCACGGCTTCGTCTTCGAGGTCGGCTTCGACCGCCGCCGCCCCACCTCCGTCGAACCGCTCACCGCGATGGGCCGCTTCCAGCACGAGGCCGTCGCCTTCGACCCGCACACCGGCGTCGTCTACGAGACCGAGGACGCCTTCGACGAACCCTTCGGCCTCTTCTACCGCTTCCTGCCCAGGAAGCCCAAGGGCGGCTACGGTTCACTGCACGCCGGGGGCAGGCTGGAGGCCATGCGGGTGCCCGGCGTGCCCGACCTGTCCGCCGTCACCGAGACGGGCACCTCCTTCGACCGGATCGAGTGGGTGGAGGTCCCCGATCCGCTGGCGGCCGAAACCCCCATCCGCCTCCAGGACTTCGGCAAGGGCGGCATCACCCACGCGCAGAAGCTGGAGGGCTGCTACTGGGGCGGCTCCTGCGTCTACTTCGTCTCCAGCTACGCGCGCACGGCTGAGGGTTCGCAGGGCGACCACTTCGGCCAGATCTGGCGCTACGACCCGCGCCGGCGCCGCCTCACCCTCGTCGTGGTCTTCGGCCCCGACACGGACGTGCAGCTCCCGGGCGAGGAGCCGGACAACATCTGCCTGGCCCCCAGCGGCGGGCTGATGGTGTGCGAGGACGGCGCGGGCGCCCAGCACGTCTTCGGCGTCACCCGGCGGGGCACGGTCTACCCGATGGCGCGGGGTGCCCAGAACATCGGCACCCCGGAGGACCCGGCGTGGGGCGAGTTCGCGGGCGTGACGTTCGCGCCGGACGGCCGCACGATGTACGTCAACTGCTACACGCCGGGTACCACCTTCGCGGTAACCGGGCCCTGGAAGCACTGA
- a CDS encoding peptidyl-tRNA hydrolase codes for MTVPDTPDTGPAEPERFVLPLVARIERAEPPTRTDALQTAARAVLTLLADPRTTEPAGEWHERVTRWEELQIRKVVRRARGAEWRRAEELPGITVSGEAAQVRVFPPVPLDGWPKELARLQVSGTELADPLPPGVPAPGTPVLWLNPEVEMSAGKAMAQSGHGAQLAWWRLDAAERTAWRRDGFPLAVRPARDRAHWSELTGGGLPVVRDAGFTEVAPGSCTVVAEHPALRTRG; via the coding sequence GTGACCGTTCCAGACACTCCCGACACCGGCCCAGCGGAGCCCGAGCGTTTCGTCCTGCCCCTCGTCGCGCGGATCGAACGCGCCGAGCCGCCCACCCGGACCGACGCGCTGCAGACCGCGGCCCGGGCGGTGCTCACCCTGCTGGCCGATCCGCGCACGACCGAGCCGGCGGGCGAGTGGCACGAGCGGGTGACGCGCTGGGAGGAGTTGCAGATCCGCAAGGTCGTCCGGCGGGCCCGGGGTGCCGAGTGGCGGCGTGCGGAGGAGCTCCCGGGGATCACCGTGTCCGGGGAGGCGGCACAGGTGCGGGTCTTCCCACCGGTTCCGCTGGACGGCTGGCCCAAGGAACTCGCGCGGCTCCAGGTCTCGGGGACGGAGCTGGCGGACCCGCTGCCGCCCGGAGTCCCCGCCCCCGGTACGCCTGTGCTGTGGCTGAATCCGGAGGTGGAGATGTCCGCCGGAAAGGCCATGGCACAGTCCGGCCACGGCGCGCAGCTCGCCTGGTGGCGGTTGGACGCCGCGGAGCGCACGGCGTGGCGGCGGGACGGCTTCCCGCTGGCGGTGCGCCCGGCCCGGGACCGGGCGCACTGGAGCGAGCTGACCGGCGGTGGCCTGCCCGTGGTGCGCGATGCCGGGTTCACCGAGGTCGCCCCCGGGTCCTGCACTGTCGTCGCCGAGCATCCGGCGCTGCGCACCCGAGGCTGA
- a CDS encoding alpha/beta hydrolase yields MRAAAIPSTLGALALVLAPAAAAAPPGGDHHRPGRAAEPAGTATAAGGPAAAGVAEAAEDAAAAGIRWGHCPAAEHLPKSVECGTVRVPVDYTRPDGTHLSLTVSRARATGEPDRRLGPLVYNPGGPGGSGMSFPLYPRLGGLWKRLNARYDFIGYAPRGVGRSDPLSCQDPEEFLQGPNRSPAHPSWAFKQTMNERAASYAAGCAEAQPDRLRHYTTPNNARDLDVVRAALGRHRLSYLGVSYGTYIGSAYATLFPSHVGRLVLDSVVDPSRDSVWYQANLDQNRAFQRRWEDWKTWVARHEDTYRLGATARQVQKSFDAVRAAVDRKPAGGTVGSKELLAAYLVTGYADATWAPYARALSAFRKGDPEPLVKRAAPDMAAAKSEENGNAVYNAVECQDAPWPRNWLRWDRDNTATAAVAPFNTWDNAWMNLPCAYWHTRPAEPLRVHTDPGELPGVLLVAATRDAATPYEGALETRRRLAGSSLVTERGAGNHGVSGGNPCVDRHIERYLFEGRTPGTDAECAARPAPEPGSRRAAKPASNTRAAR; encoded by the coding sequence GTGCGCGCAGCAGCGATCCCCTCCACCCTCGGTGCCCTGGCCCTCGTACTGGCGCCCGCCGCAGCGGCGGCACCGCCCGGCGGCGACCACCACCGGCCCGGCCGCGCCGCGGAGCCGGCCGGGACCGCGACCGCCGCCGGGGGCCCGGCGGCGGCCGGGGTCGCAGAGGCCGCCGAGGACGCCGCGGCCGCCGGTATCCGGTGGGGGCACTGCCCGGCCGCCGAGCATCTCCCCAAGTCCGTCGAGTGCGGCACCGTCCGGGTCCCGGTGGACTACACGCGACCGGACGGCACCCACCTCTCCCTCACGGTCAGCAGAGCCCGGGCCACCGGAGAGCCGGACCGACGGCTTGGCCCCCTGGTCTACAACCCGGGCGGGCCGGGCGGCAGCGGGATGAGCTTCCCCCTCTACCCGCGCCTGGGCGGGCTGTGGAAGCGCCTCAACGCCCGCTACGACTTCATCGGCTACGCACCCCGCGGTGTCGGCCGCTCCGACCCGCTCTCCTGCCAGGACCCCGAGGAGTTCCTCCAGGGGCCCAACCGCTCCCCCGCACACCCGTCCTGGGCCTTCAAGCAGACCATGAACGAACGGGCCGCCTCCTACGCCGCCGGCTGCGCCGAGGCACAGCCCGACCGGCTGCGGCACTACACCACGCCGAACAACGCCCGCGACCTGGACGTCGTGCGGGCCGCGCTGGGCCGACACCGGCTCAGCTACCTCGGTGTCTCCTACGGCACCTACATCGGCTCCGCCTACGCCACGCTCTTCCCCTCCCACGTCGGCCGCCTCGTACTCGACAGCGTCGTCGACCCGTCCCGCGACAGCGTCTGGTACCAGGCCAACCTCGACCAGAACCGCGCCTTCCAGCGGCGCTGGGAGGACTGGAAGACCTGGGTCGCCCGGCACGAGGACACCTACCGGCTGGGCGCCACCGCCCGGCAGGTGCAGAAGTCCTTCGACGCCGTGCGGGCCGCCGTGGACCGGAAACCCGCGGGCGGGACGGTCGGCTCCAAGGAGCTGCTGGCCGCCTACCTGGTCACCGGGTACGCGGACGCGACCTGGGCGCCGTACGCGCGGGCGCTCTCCGCCTTCCGCAAGGGCGACCCGGAACCGCTGGTGAAGAGGGCCGCACCCGACATGGCGGCGGCCAAGAGCGAGGAGAACGGCAACGCCGTCTACAACGCGGTCGAGTGCCAGGACGCTCCCTGGCCGCGCAACTGGCTCCGCTGGGACCGGGACAACACCGCGACGGCGGCGGTGGCCCCGTTCAACACCTGGGACAACGCCTGGATGAACCTGCCGTGCGCCTACTGGCACACCCGGCCCGCGGAGCCGCTGCGGGTGCACACCGACCCGGGCGAGCTGCCCGGGGTGCTGCTGGTGGCCGCGACCCGGGACGCGGCCACCCCCTACGAGGGCGCGCTGGAGACCCGGCGCCGGCTGGCCGGCTCCTCGCTGGTGACCGAGCGCGGCGCGGGCAACCACGGGGTGAGCGGCGGCAACCCGTGCGTGGACCGGCACATCGAGCGGTACCTGTTCGAGGGCAGGACGCCGGGCACCGACGCCGAGTGCGCGGCGCGGCCCGCGCCCGAACCCGGCTCCCGGCGCGCCGCCAAGCCCGCCTCCAACACCCGGGCCGCCCGCTGA
- the hemQ gene encoding hydrogen peroxide-dependent heme synthase: MTEAPHKEPNAGKKAKDLNEVIRYTLWSVFRLRDLLPEDRAGYADEVEELFAGLAEKDVVVRGTYDVSGLRADADLMIWWHAEDSDALQDAYNRFRRTALGRALEPVWSNMALHRPAEFNKSHIPAFLADEEPRAYVSVYPFVRSYEWYLLPDEDRRRMLADHGKMARGFPDVRANTVPAFSLGDYEWILAFEADELYRIVDLMRHLRGSEARRHVREEIPFYTGRRKPVAELVAGLA; the protein is encoded by the coding sequence ATGACTGAGGCACCGCACAAGGAGCCCAACGCGGGCAAGAAGGCCAAGGACCTGAACGAGGTCATCCGCTACACCCTCTGGTCGGTCTTCCGGCTGCGCGACCTGCTGCCCGAGGACCGGGCCGGATACGCGGACGAGGTCGAGGAGCTGTTCGCCGGGCTCGCCGAGAAGGACGTGGTGGTCCGCGGCACCTACGACGTCTCCGGACTGCGGGCGGACGCCGATCTGATGATCTGGTGGCACGCCGAGGACTCCGACGCACTCCAGGACGCCTACAACCGGTTCCGCCGCACGGCGCTGGGCCGGGCGCTGGAACCCGTCTGGTCGAACATGGCGCTGCACCGCCCCGCCGAGTTCAACAAGTCGCACATCCCGGCGTTCCTGGCCGACGAGGAGCCGCGCGCCTACGTGAGCGTCTACCCGTTCGTACGCAGCTACGAGTGGTACCTGCTGCCGGACGAGGACCGCCGCCGGATGCTCGCCGACCACGGCAAGATGGCCCGCGGCTTCCCCGACGTCCGCGCCAACACCGTGCCCGCCTTCTCGCTGGGCGACTACGAGTGGATCCTCGCCTTCGAGGCGGACGAGCTGTACCGCATCGTCGACCTGATGCGGCACCTGCGCGGCTCCGAGGCGCGACGGCACGTGCGGGAGGAGATCCCCTTCTACACCGGCCGCCGCAAGCCGGTCGCCGAACTGGTCGCCGGGCTGGCGTAG
- the hemG gene encoding protoporphyrinogen oxidase, whose protein sequence is MHVLVIGGGISGLAAAHQLLALGRRVTVLEAAGRLGGKLLTGSIAGAAAVDLGAESLLARRPEAVELARAVGLGGQLQPPSVAGGAIWTRGAVRAMPRGHLMGVPGDPAALGGVLSPEGLARIAEDGRLPRTEVGDDVSVGGHVARRLGREVVDRLVEPLLGGVYAGDAHRISMRAAVPQLFEAVRAERSLLAAVRAVQDRAAARPGPAGPVFMGIEGGVGRLPLAVAEACAEQGADIRLNTPVRELRRVAADGGGPGWLAVTDHEALPADGVVLTAPAAAAARLLAPHAPTAATALDEVEYASMALVTLAFRRSEADRVPDGSGFLVPPVDGRAIKAATFSAHKWSWVAAQDPSLFVLRTSLGRYGEERMLERDDAELVELSLRDLRAATGLDARPVDSVVSRWDRGLPQYPVGHLDRVAAVRAAVGAVPGLAVAGALYEGVGVPACVAGGRRAAHEVVESAGPAEPGDANAGTAERRRHR, encoded by the coding sequence ATGCACGTACTCGTCATCGGGGGCGGAATCTCCGGGCTGGCCGCCGCGCACCAACTGCTGGCCCTCGGTAGGCGGGTGACCGTGCTGGAGGCCGCCGGCCGCCTCGGAGGCAAGCTGCTCACCGGCAGCATCGCGGGCGCCGCCGCCGTCGACCTGGGTGCCGAGTCGCTGCTGGCGCGCCGCCCCGAGGCCGTGGAGCTGGCCCGCGCCGTCGGACTCGGCGGGCAGCTCCAGCCGCCGTCCGTCGCCGGAGGAGCGATCTGGACCCGCGGCGCGGTGCGCGCCATGCCCCGGGGCCACCTGATGGGCGTGCCGGGCGACCCGGCCGCACTCGGCGGAGTGCTCTCGCCCGAGGGGCTGGCCCGGATCGCCGAGGACGGGAGGCTGCCGCGCACCGAGGTCGGCGACGACGTGTCGGTGGGCGGCCATGTGGCGCGGCGACTGGGCCGCGAAGTCGTCGACCGGCTCGTGGAACCCCTGCTCGGCGGGGTGTACGCCGGTGACGCCCACCGGATCTCGATGCGTGCCGCCGTGCCGCAACTGTTCGAGGCCGTGCGCGCGGAGCGCTCCCTGCTGGCCGCCGTCCGCGCCGTGCAGGACCGTGCCGCGGCCCGGCCGGGCCCCGCGGGGCCGGTCTTCATGGGGATCGAGGGCGGCGTCGGCAGGCTCCCCCTCGCCGTGGCCGAGGCGTGCGCGGAGCAGGGCGCCGACATCCGGCTGAACACGCCGGTGCGCGAGCTGCGCCGGGTGGCCGCCGACGGCGGCGGGCCGGGGTGGCTCGCGGTGACCGATCACGAGGCGCTGCCCGCCGACGGTGTCGTGCTGACAGCGCCCGCGGCGGCCGCGGCCCGGTTGCTGGCCCCGCACGCTCCCACCGCCGCCACGGCGCTCGACGAGGTCGAGTACGCCTCGATGGCCCTGGTCACACTGGCCTTCCGGCGGTCGGAGGCGGACCGGGTCCCGGATGGGAGCGGCTTTCTGGTGCCGCCTGTCGACGGCCGCGCCATCAAGGCCGCGACCTTCTCCGCGCACAAATGGAGCTGGGTCGCGGCACAGGACCCCTCGCTGTTCGTGCTGCGCACCTCGCTGGGCCGGTACGGCGAGGAGCGGATGCTGGAGCGGGACGACGCCGAACTGGTCGAGCTGTCCCTGCGCGATCTGCGTGCCGCCACCGGGTTGGACGCGCGCCCCGTGGACTCCGTCGTCTCCCGCTGGGACCGCGGCCTGCCGCAGTACCCGGTGGGCCACCTCGACCGGGTCGCCGCCGTCCGCGCCGCCGTCGGCGCGGTGCCGGGCCTGGCCGTGGCCGGTGCGCTGTACGAGGGGGTGGGGGTGCCCGCCTGCGTGGCGGGCGGCCGGCGCGCGGCGCACGAGGTAGTGGAATCGGCCGGGCCCGCCGAGCCGGGCGACGCGAACGCCGGCACCGCTGAACGACGCCGACACCGCTGA
- a CDS encoding FAD-dependent oxidoreductase: MAAAERMVVVGGDAAGMSAASQARRRRGPEELEIVAVERGRFSSYSACGIPYWVGGDVTERDALIARSPQEHRAHGIDLRMCTEAVELDAAGQRVRLRDPEGAEQWLGFDRLVLATGAVPVRPPLPGIDAEGVYGVQTLEDGQELLDALEQRVDGTHGSGPEAGGRKPSAVVVGAGYIGVEMAEAFVQRGYAVTVLEKAEQPMSTLDPDMGRLVHEAMCALGIETVLGAAVTEVRTDGQGRACGVATEEADYPADVVVLGLGVRPETELARQAGLPLGESGGLLTDLAMRVRGREDIWAGGDCVEVLNLVSGRNQHVPLGTHANKHGQVIGANIGGDYATFPGVVGTAVSKVCDLEIARTGLLEAQAAAAGLQFESVVIESTTRAGYYPGARPVHVKMIAERRSGRLLGLQIVGHENAGKRVDIAAVALHAGMTVEQMTALDLGYAPPFSPVWDPVLVAARKAAAAVRKD, from the coding sequence ATGGCGGCAGCGGAGCGGATGGTGGTCGTCGGCGGCGACGCGGCGGGGATGTCGGCCGCGTCGCAGGCCCGCAGACGCCGCGGACCGGAGGAGCTGGAGATCGTGGCCGTTGAGCGGGGCCGCTTCTCGTCCTACTCCGCCTGCGGCATCCCGTACTGGGTGGGCGGTGACGTCACCGAGCGCGACGCGCTCATCGCCCGCTCGCCGCAGGAGCACCGGGCGCACGGCATCGATCTGCGGATGTGCACCGAGGCGGTCGAGCTGGACGCGGCCGGGCAGCGGGTGCGGCTGCGTGACCCGGAGGGCGCTGAGCAGTGGCTGGGCTTTGACCGGCTGGTGCTGGCCACCGGCGCCGTCCCGGTGCGCCCTCCGCTGCCCGGGATCGACGCCGAGGGGGTGTACGGGGTGCAGACGCTGGAGGACGGCCAGGAACTGCTGGACGCGCTGGAGCAGCGCGTCGACGGGACGCACGGCTCGGGACCGGAAGCCGGCGGCCGGAAGCCGAGCGCGGTCGTCGTCGGCGCGGGGTACATCGGCGTCGAGATGGCCGAGGCGTTCGTACAGCGCGGATACGCGGTGACGGTGCTGGAGAAGGCCGAGCAGCCGATGTCCACCCTCGACCCGGACATGGGCCGGCTGGTGCACGAGGCGATGTGCGCGCTGGGCATCGAGACGGTATTGGGCGCGGCCGTCACCGAGGTCCGTACCGACGGGCAGGGGCGGGCCTGCGGCGTGGCGACGGAGGAGGCCGACTACCCCGCGGATGTCGTGGTGCTGGGGCTGGGGGTGCGGCCGGAGACGGAGCTGGCCCGGCAGGCGGGCCTACCGCTGGGGGAGTCCGGTGGACTGCTGACGGACCTGGCGATGCGGGTCCGCGGCCGGGAGGACATCTGGGCGGGCGGGGACTGCGTGGAGGTGCTCAACCTCGTCTCCGGCCGGAACCAGCACGTTCCGCTGGGGACGCATGCCAACAAGCACGGCCAGGTCATCGGCGCCAACATCGGCGGCGACTACGCCACATTCCCCGGCGTGGTGGGCACGGCCGTCAGCAAGGTGTGCGACCTGGAGATCGCCAGGACGGGACTGCTGGAGGCGCAGGCGGCAGCCGCCGGACTGCAATTCGAGAGTGTGGTGATCGAGTCGACGACCCGGGCCGGCTACTATCCCGGCGCCCGGCCGGTTCACGTCAAGATGATCGCCGAGCGCCGGTCGGGGCGGCTGCTCGGTCTCCAGATCGTCGGCCACGAGAACGCGGGCAAGCGCGTGGACATCGCCGCGGTGGCCCTGCACGCCGGTATGACGGTGGAGCAGATGACGGCGCTGGACCTGGGCTACGCGCCGCCCTTCAGCCCGGTCTGGGATCCGGTGCTGGTGGCGGCCCGGAAGGCGGCGGCAGCGGTACGGAAGGACTGA
- the hemE gene encoding uroporphyrinogen decarboxylase yields the protein MRACRREPVPHTPVWFMRQAGRSLPEYRKLREGIAMLDSCMRPDLVAEITLQPVRRHKVDAAIYFSDIVVPLKAIGVDLDIKPGVGPVVEKPIRSRADLERLRALEPEDVGYVTEAVGILTRELGATPLIGFAGAPFTLASYLVEGGPSKNHEHTKALMYGDPELWAGLLDRLADITAAFLKVQIEAGAAAVQLFDSWVGALAPEDYRNRVLPASAKVFEAVAGYGVPRIHFGVGTGELLGLMGQAGADVVGADWRVPVDEAARRVGPGKAIQGNLDPAVLFAPREAVRRGAADILRAARGLEGHIFNLGHGVLPQTDPEALTDLVAYVHEQSSR from the coding sequence CTGCGCGCGTGCCGCCGAGAGCCGGTGCCGCACACCCCGGTGTGGTTCATGCGGCAGGCCGGACGCTCGCTGCCCGAGTACCGCAAGCTCCGCGAGGGCATCGCGATGCTGGACTCGTGCATGCGGCCGGACCTGGTCGCCGAGATCACCCTGCAGCCCGTGCGGCGGCACAAGGTGGACGCCGCGATCTACTTCAGCGACATCGTGGTCCCCCTCAAGGCCATCGGTGTCGACCTCGACATCAAGCCGGGGGTCGGGCCCGTCGTCGAGAAGCCGATCCGCAGCCGCGCCGACCTGGAGCGGCTGCGGGCCCTGGAGCCCGAGGACGTCGGGTACGTGACCGAGGCGGTCGGCATCCTCACCCGCGAACTGGGCGCCACGCCGCTCATCGGATTCGCCGGGGCGCCCTTCACACTGGCCAGCTATCTGGTCGAGGGCGGCCCCTCGAAGAACCACGAGCACACCAAGGCGCTGATGTACGGCGACCCCGAGCTGTGGGCCGGCCTGCTGGACCGGCTCGCGGACATCACCGCCGCGTTTCTGAAGGTGCAGATCGAGGCGGGCGCCGCAGCCGTGCAGCTCTTCGACTCGTGGGTGGGAGCGCTGGCACCCGAGGACTACCGGAACCGGGTGCTGCCCGCCTCCGCGAAGGTGTTCGAGGCCGTCGCGGGCTACGGCGTGCCGCGCATCCACTTCGGTGTGGGAACCGGCGAGCTGCTGGGACTCATGGGCCAGGCGGGCGCCGATGTCGTCGGCGCCGACTGGCGGGTCCCGGTGGACGAGGCGGCACGCCGAGTGGGGCCGGGGAAGGCCATCCAGGGCAACCTCGACCCGGCCGTGCTCTTCGCGCCGCGGGAGGCCGTCCGCCGGGGCGCCGCGGACATCCTCCGGGCCGCCCGCGGCCTGGAGGGGCACATCTTCAACCTGGGGCACGGGGTGCTGCCGCAGACCGACCCGGAGGCGCTGACCGATCTGGTGGCGTACGTGCACGAGCAGAGCTCCCGCTGA
- a CDS encoding DUF3000 domain-containing protein: MTAARAAKAGGSGGVEDTSGTGGSGDGGGGGGGDATPPPFRAAVAALSETRPRPEIQLSVLPAPRRLAPYSFALEAAVTDPEGTDSELADGRFVLLHDPQGQDSWQGTFRVVTLGRAELEPEIAGDPLLPEVTWTWLTGALEARGAGYTEPSGTVTRSSSAFFGGLAERAAEELLEIRASWTPEGSTPDAAAHLTAWCELLCQCAGLPPETGEGSSVVQLPQRRGPH; the protein is encoded by the coding sequence ATGACTGCGGCTCGGGCGGCGAAGGCGGGAGGCTCCGGCGGAGTGGAAGACACCAGCGGGACGGGAGGATCCGGTGACGGTGGCGGGGGTGGGGGTGGGGATGCCACACCGCCGCCGTTCCGGGCGGCGGTCGCGGCACTGAGCGAGACCCGCCCGCGCCCGGAGATCCAGCTCTCCGTCCTCCCCGCACCCCGGCGGCTGGCGCCGTACTCCTTCGCGCTGGAGGCGGCGGTCACCGACCCGGAGGGCACGGACTCCGAGCTGGCCGACGGACGGTTCGTGCTGCTGCACGACCCGCAGGGCCAGGACTCCTGGCAGGGCACCTTCCGGGTGGTCACGCTGGGGCGGGCCGAGCTGGAGCCGGAGATCGCCGGTGACCCGCTGCTGCCCGAGGTGACGTGGACCTGGCTGACCGGCGCCCTGGAGGCCCGGGGTGCCGGGTACACGGAGCCGAGCGGCACGGTGACGCGGTCGAGTTCGGCCTTTTTCGGCGGGCTGGCGGAGCGCGCCGCCGAGGAGTTGCTGGAGATCCGGGCGAGCTGGACCCCGGAGGGCAGCACTCCGGACGCGGCGGCCCACCTCACCGCATGGTGCGAACTCCTCTGCCAGTGCGCCGGGTTGCCCCCGGAGACGGGCGAGGGCAGTTCCGTGGTGCAGCTCCCCCAGCGCCGGGGACCGCACTAG
- a CDS encoding response regulator transcription factor: MSVLLEHPTSLVAYRPNKPTAMVVVADPRVRSTVTRHLWALGVRDVIEASSIAEARPRIGNPRDICVADVHLPDGSGLSLLSETRAAGWPNGLALSAADDIGAVRNALAGGVKGYVVTGTRTNLGGPLPTRHGAAPIGAAAAARMHRRPGGGGPGGPGHPGGYRELSGREVEVLRLVAEGQSNKAIGVSMGLSALTVKSHLARIARKLGTGDRAGMVAVALRTGIIH, translated from the coding sequence GTGTCTGTTCTTCTTGAGCACCCCACAAGCCTGGTCGCCTACCGCCCGAACAAGCCGACGGCCATGGTCGTCGTGGCCGACCCCCGCGTCCGTTCCACCGTGACCCGCCATCTGTGGGCTCTCGGCGTGCGGGACGTGATCGAGGCGTCGTCCATCGCGGAGGCCCGCCCCCGAATCGGCAACCCACGCGACATCTGCGTGGCCGACGTCCACCTGCCCGACGGCTCCGGGCTCAGCCTGCTGTCCGAGACCAGAGCCGCGGGCTGGCCGAACGGGCTGGCACTGTCCGCCGCGGACGACATCGGCGCGGTACGCAACGCACTCGCCGGCGGCGTCAAGGGATACGTCGTCACCGGCACCCGCACCAACCTGGGCGGGCCGCTGCCCACCCGGCACGGCGCCGCGCCGATCGGCGCGGCCGCTGCCGCGCGCATGCACCGCAGGCCGGGTGGCGGCGGTCCCGGCGGCCCGGGTCACCCGGGCGGCTACCGGGAGCTGTCCGGCCGCGAGGTCGAGGTGCTGCGCCTGGTGGCCGAGGGCCAGTCCAACAAGGCCATCGGCGTGTCGATGGGGCTCTCGGCGCTCACCGTCAAGAGCCACCTCGCCCGGATCGCCCGCAAGCTGGGCACCGGCGACCGCGCCGGCATGGTCGCCGTCGCCCTGCGGACAGGCATCATCCACTGA